The DNA window GTTTAGGGGTGGAATTGATTATAGGACGAGATCGTTTTTAAAAGTAAGATGTATTCTTGGTGGTGGCTTAGTATAGGGTCAAAACTAAGaataaattgtaatttttatgaatggTGCAGTGTCCATGAGATTATTTCAAGTATTTGGGttagagtacccctagtactctaaTTTTGAATACAAGTTGCTTATAAAAAAGAAAGATCAAATCTTATTAAAAGAGATACAGAAGATCCACTACCACATTTTGAATCAAGTCGAACACTCGTTCCTCTATGAGTACAAATAGAGGATGAGATTCTAAAAATATACTCTTCTGTCGCTGTTTTTTATGATTCTATTAAAGATAAAATGATTTTGAACTTTTTAAATAAATCAGATTACAGTATGTCAAACCATATGATAGCCACTCTATCTTTAATAGATATGGATCCTCTATTGTTCACTCTCTCCTACGATCTGTTTAGCATAAATCCTAATCATTGAATTGATATTTTGTTTCTCTCTTCTAAATAATtgcattaatttatttttttcaatcatTGATGGCTGAATGAAAAATTGCAGTGGATGATCCATATTGATACTTAACCTACttgtaatttaaaatattacCATCTACAATTTATTAGACAAAATAAAGTATATactctaatttttatttaaattctaatGTTGTATCAATTTAGTCATTTAGattatcaaaaatttaaaataatcaataaaatttattttatttaaaaaaacaaatttatccttAAATTGATATTATGTAGAAATGAAAATTAATAATATCAAGATGAATTTGAAATTCACTAAATAATAACATAGATATATTTGATATCAGATTTAGACAGAGGGACTAACATTATTGACatttttcaatttcaaaattattttaaaatattgataatGGAAATAAAAATTCTACAATTTCAAATACCAACTTAAATATTTACTCATAAAAACTTCATTATTTGAGTATATATAAACCTCAAGCTTCACAAAAATTCTGAAAAAACATGGCATCAACACTAGAAATTCATCAATCATCTGTTTATAATTCAATGAAGCAAGATGATTCAGATTTCAATTTAACAGAATGGGGAATGAGAGGAAGAATGATAAGTAGAGAgaacacaaaatcaagaagataTTCAGCATCAATTATAAGAAGCATTAGAGAAGACACAGATTCTTTTAGATCAAACATAACTATTTCTAGCACTGCTTCTTCTCCTGGTTACACATTAAAAGGTACATTCCTCATTTTCATTTCACTTCAatgatttcatttttttaaaaatttctcaatatcaagtttttttcaaaatcttctcaatTATTTTTTTGCAGATGAAATAGACCCTTCAACATATTCTTTCACCACTGCTCTTAAAGGTATGTTGAATTTGACAAAATCGCCATGTCACTATAATTATGTTGAAGctttaatttttgtaaaattaCGCCAATTCACCGTGATTTTATCAAATAAAGTGTAATTTTAAAGTGATTTTAAAGTGAATTACGATGTCACTATTGTCTCATCATAATTCTTCTGGTAATCTTAATGCGAGTTCAAACATCCATGCATGTTATAATTGAAGTAAAATGTTATTAATAGTACGAAGATTATGATTAATTTAgcgtaataatttattttatactaaGGGAGATATCATATGGATTAAATAGTTATAagtttataatataaattaattatttgcatGGTGTTTATTTTGTAGCATTGCAAGCAAGATCAGTTTATAAAAGTTGGGAGTGTTTATCACCAGAAGGATTTGCATTGAATTCAAAATGGAATGAAGCTGAAAAATATATATGCAACCCTTTATCAGGACAAGTACCAATGGAATGTTTATCTGCAAAAACACTTAGTGGAAGATTATTTCAAAACTCAACTACAAATAGAATCACCATGTCTGCTCCACTAGTTTATTCATCAAGACACATTCAAACAAGGACAATGGCTTCAACTTTTAGTTTCGCTAAAGAAGATGTAGCTCTTCAATTTCATAGTCCAGGTCGCGAGTTCGAATTCAACTCTGAGAATATAAAAGGTTTCATTTCTTGAGAAATAGTTTTTGATGATTTAGTCTATGCAGTTGCGCGTAGAAaatgtaatttatttaataacaatTTTACTTGATCTTATgcagaaaagaaaaaggagggAATGACAAGAGATGCTTACACTCAAAGTAGTACATTTCCTTGTTTTAGTTCAAGCAATCTTAGCACTATTTTAACTCCATCCACCATAGAGATTTCTACAAAGCTATCTCAAGACTCACTAAATTCagatgaaaatgaaattaaattagaGGAAGAGGTAAGTGCtagatttttcttcttcttaataCATGATGATATCAATCATGAAAATACGACGTGTATCATTATtgaagttttaaatatttttaaatactgATATACTATGAACCAATCATGAATGAAGATGATTCATGTTAGAATTTAAAGTTATTatgatttaaaattcaaaaagaaaaatatcTGAATAAGACGGTAAGAGTTTCTTCCACCTTAATCAGAGATCAATTTgtttgacaattgtttgaatttaattaaacaaataatagtATTAAATTTATAGAGGGGAAATTTTACCGTCTACTATATTTATTTCGattcaaaaaattagtttttacaatttagagaatattccatttataaaaaaactaaagaaaagaaagaaaaaaaacataggaCAGGGGTGTGTTTTCCAAGATAAGAGAATCAAATCTAGTAACCATATAAACTCTATATTATGAAAAATGTGGGGCAATAGTACTATAGATATCATATAATGGTCCCTATATTTATCTATCTATCTCATTTCATGTGCACATCCCACTCAAGTTTTGGTCCCTCCATATCCCTACTTTCAACCAGTTGTTTTCTGTCTACTCGTACACATCTTCTTACACATCCCTTTCATAGaactgttttttttattttgttatcaaGAAATAACATGGAACTATTATTAAAGGGTTTGTAAGATACCAAATATGTCATGTGAGATGCAAATGAATGCATGTGCAGGTGGAAGTGAAGGACAAAGAGATATGGGAGacaagagaagaaaaagagagagggATGCATGAATATAAGAAGAAAGATGATCAACTTTGTAGGCAAGGTGGTTGCTTTTCATGGATAAAGAAGaataaaagaagagagaaagaaagacaaAGAAGGAATAATGGCATTATTTCTAATTAATTTGAATGTTTGCTAAAAAAAGcctaaaaaataagaaaatataggATGGTGAGAGTGAGGGGAATCTTTTTTTGTACTCTCTTTAGCAATTTAGAAGTGCATTAATTATTACTTGAAATAGAAAAGTGTGAAAGAATTGTAAGTGAGTGTGTGTAGATATACATTTTTATGTTCCTCTTATGTAATGCAATTTAATGTTATGTTATGtcatgttgttgtcttctttttctATGGAGAATATTATAAGcgatttttttaagaaattataaaattatttatggaAAAATCATCTTGTAATTAGATTGTGAACTATGGAAAGTGTTAGTAAAATTGCATAACAAACAATAATACCATGAATGaatgaaaacaaaatatttttcattgagGAATGGATTAACTAGTTACAAGTATTTATAGAGTTGATTTTATATTAATCTAACTAACTTCAACTTATAGTTCATGTGGCAAGAAAGTAAAAATGACCAAATAAGAAATTCAACCATATCTTACTAACTCTTTTAAATGTGTAGTTTATTCAATTTGCTTTTGAGAAGGTTGATTATTAAAGTATGAAATGGCTGAGGTTTGAAAGCTTTGGTGAGTATATCTGCAATAATTTTAGAAACAGATGGAATATGTAAAAATTTCATGTGAATTTCTATGATTTTTGGCACGAACTCCATGCAGAGCATGTCCTGATGCTGATGCTTCTGGATATTTTTTTCAGCTGCATGAGCGAAATTTGCTACTTGTTGTCCTCCTGGTTTGTTAGGTTTTCGCCTTTGAGTTCTTCGTGATTTCCAATTTGTTGGATATCCAACAATTCAAAGCATTTTGCTGTCCAATTTTTTCACATTCATCACACTTTAATCTTGAGTGATATTCCTTTCCTCTCTTCTTATATGCATCTGAGTAAAACGCAAATGCATTTTCACCCTTGAAATCTTTATCTCTATCTGTTGCAAAAGGAgattcttctctttgcatttgatTAAAGACACGCCTAAGTGAGGGTAATAGATCAGTATTAAATATGGTTGCCTTGACATGTGAGTATTGTTCATTATCAAAGCCTCCGAGAAAGAGATGGACTCGttgttctttttttatttatgtcAACACTTTAGCAGCTCCACATTTGCATTCAGGTAGGGTTTGCAATTCACTTAATTCATCAACAAGACTTTTGAATTGAGTTTAGTAATATGTTAAGCCTGTTTCGGGTTGTTTCTCCATTAAACACAAGTTTATTCAAAGTTGATGGATTTGTGGAGCATTGGTCTATGCAAAGTGTTCTTCAAGATCCACCCATACATCTCGAGTTGTTGAGGCATGTGAAATGATGTTGTTTAGATTTGGTTATGTCGCATTGATCAATCAAGTCGTCGCCAATGAATTTGCCTTCTCCCAATCATGGTATACTTCAGATTGACTTGATGGTTTCTTGATGCTTCCATCAATGAAACCCAGTTTTGTCTTCGCACGCAAAGCCGTCTTGATTGATCTTGACCATGTGCAGTGATTATCTCCATTCAACAGTGGTGTCACGAGTGAAATTCCAGGATTATCAGAGTCGTTTAAATGATAGGCTTGTGTAATATTTTTTGTGTTCTTCGTTTCAGGTTTGGAGGTATTTTTACTCCAATATCTTTTTCGAAATCGGAACCGTGCTCTGATGTCATAATAGAAAGTTAACTTGAAAGTACGTTGTATTTTGTGTGAAACAATGATACATAATACACACTTATATATAAGTTGATGATTTATCTTCAAATGCTTGAAAATAAGATTAACCCTACAAACTAATAACAAACCTTGAAAATAGGATTAACcctaacaaactttaaaaataagATTAACCCTAACAAACTATTAAATATATCTCTAATAACTACCTTCAATATTCATCTACAATTACTTGCACTTCTACTACAATGTTTTCAAGCCTTCTCCATGATCATTTAGGTCTTTGATGTCTTAAATGGTTTAGATTTATGGTATCTCACTTATCTAAGTTGCAGTCTTAAAATTGTGAATCCTTTCAGCTTATAAAACATGTTTGGTCTTCCTTCCCTATCAGTACACAGTCACAAGCCAGTTTTCTTTTTGATATTTCTGATATATGGGAATCAAGTCAAGTAACTTCAATTGTAAGACatattttatcaattttattgATGAGTTTTCTAGATGTACATGAATTACCTATTTAAGAATAGTTCATAACTATTAAgtgtgtttaaaaaaaaaaaaagtagaattcAAAATCAGTACATATCTCAACATAGAAGAGCCTTTAACTATTGTTAGTAATTGTTTGAGATTTAATTGAACTCTCACCCTAAAAACCATTATATAACCTGTGATATGCCAAGAAACAAACATCTACATTATCTACTTGCCAGAAGCATTCCAAGAGTCTGACCCAATGGCCTGTGTTGTAAACATATGCATGCCAAGCAAATTTTAGTTTTAGAAGTTCCAATATATCAAATGTAAATAATGTGATTTTCATTGGCTCTTCCTTTTCAACtgcttttctctttctttcaatcTGTCAAAATATAATACATGAAAAAAAATAATCTAtaccttttaattttttacatattttataGGACCTAAGTCTTGTAATTAACTGAACCAAGCAACATGGAATAGGAGGATAAAATGGTCAAGAGCATCATGAAGAAGTTGCATTAGGGTCTGTATTGGAGATAAGTCGAACCTCGTATAAATTATTTTCGCCGTTACCTGCAACACAATACTATGTTAGAATGCATTCATTCTTTTGGCGTATAAGCATAGTTGTTTAAATTTTTACTCACCAACTTCTGCTGTAATTCCAGGCCCAAAGAATGAAGTAAATTTAGCCTGTAACACAAAAATATAAGTTGAGAAATAGTTAGCAACTATATCTTTGCTATTAAAACTCCAGAGGAACTAAGAATTACATAGAATAAGAATCGAATTGATTAAACTCCAGAAGCAACCATTTAAAGCTAAAGCTTTTTATCCGTCTAAAATGTCGTTATGAAAAGgactgttttaatttatttttttgagcTAATATACCGACATAAGCATTTGTAAAACTGTTTGAGAGAGCTTATAGGAACAACTTGGGAGATGTCTATTTCTTGTTTTCAGCTATTTCTATAAGTTGACTAAGATAGCTTAACAGTTTATAACTTATATGAAAACAGTTTGACTAtatcttttgttatagaaatagttTATACATACACACTATGATTGTGTTTATGCTATTAAtgcttaattaatttgtttatccAAACATAAGTTGTTTAgtttaacttttttataagtaACAAACAGAAAATAACAAATGACGAAGCAGTTTTTTCAATGAAAATTTTTTTCCTTCTGGAAAAGGTACATTTGGAGCATTCTTCATCTTAACTGTAAAACAAACAGACTGTATCCTATTGAAAGAACATATTTGATCGTTTGATAATTGTTTTGAGCCATTTTGTATGTCTGCTCAAGTTGTTCTGAATTTTCTTAAACGAAAATTCACATCATTGCAACATTGTTATGTGAAAGGATAGCAAGAGTAATAATATAGCTTCTAGCAAGTTTTCATTTATAAATGAAATTTAGGGTCATTATACTCATTAAGAggtaagaaaagatgaaaaaagattcaaaataattaaaaatgtatccAAGAAGCACAGTTAAATACCTGTCTCTTTTCAAAATCGGACAATGTTAGAGTCTTAGCCTCGAAAACCAAGACCAAACTATATTTCCCATCTTGTGTGACCTAAGATACAGGCATATTATGAGACAATATTAACAAGGGAATGACCATATACTAATCAataacaaaattcatatacaaggTTGCATGCAACTCAAATGAATAGATTGTTAGAGGTAACCATTTCAGAAGTACTATGAAATTTTCTATGTTTTGTATAAGGAGATGATCAATAGAAAAATAGTACAAGCACCACACGTATTgcattaagacctaaataaaaaACTTGTTTAAGGAAAGACATGAACTAgcgaaacaaataaaaatcataaatttacaaCATTAAAATCTTTCTCAGTATTTCAAAGTAGTATACCAAATCATCCCTAAAAATTCAAAAACTATGTCACTGATTAATGCATTAATGCGAGTTGACAAGCGTACCTCTTCACGAATCAATTGTAGAACAGGTGCACTTCTTCTGGGGATTCCTCCTCCCtgaaaaattaagaatataaaatGATGTCTCAGAATTGCAACACGAACATATAGTGGCAACCTCAGTATCTAGCTTATGCAGCTGGTATGGATGAAGAGATCAGAAAGTACAAAGGAAGATTTTTGCTCCTGTTCCTAAAAGTCTGTTTGGATTGGCTTATTTGAGTTCATCTACTAACTTAGTCACACTATTTGAAAGAACTTACGGAAATAACTTAAGACATGTACATAAGTTGTTTTCAGCTTATTTCCATGATCTCTCTAGAACAAcctatgaaaacaacttataggTTATATGAAATTAGTTtggtattttatcttttattatagAAATATATTATACATAAGCCCTTATACAATAAGCATTTATGCTACAAGAGCTTAATTACGTTGCATATCCAAATAGTGCCACAAGCTAGTGGATGCAGGCTTGTAAATAGGTTTCAAATGAACCTTAACTATCTTCAGGTTCATTTGAAACATATGAAAGAAACAGAGAATCAATTTCGTTACTTCTATATTATGTTCCAAGTTTTTCAGCTTTCCAGACAGCCTAACATTTGattattcaaaatattaaaatggaGAAATCAACAATATACAAATAGTAATTCAGttcctaaaaaaaattcaattaacttACTTGACCATACTGAAAAATCCGTTTCAATGCTTCTTCTAAATGCTGCTCATCCCCATAGCGAAATCTGGTAACATCACTCTTCACCTATAAAAGCACAAAAGAGTCACTTTAAGTGATTAGAGGAAAGATTGAATCTATTGGTAATACAGAGAAATATCATTATATGATTCTTCTCTTTAATATTGAACACAACATACAAAGAAAAGAGTGTCACggcataattaaaaataaatttaaatattttgagaATCATGGAGGGATTTGATTTTTACGCACAAAAAGTGAGTATTGTTGGAATGAACTACTTTCTCTTATACATGACCCAAGATGCCACTAAATATGGATTCAACTAACAATTTTCCATACATGGGTCTATATACAAGGCCCAACCTAACAGGCACAATAAAGGAATTGGATCTGCGTAACGCCCCGAACCTAATACTAATCCGCATTTTTTACATCTGCTATTATTTGTCTGTCAAATAGGCCTGTTGAACAGAATTTACATTGAAAAAAAGCCATGTTACGTATAGAAACGCTATACACAAAAATCGAAGAAAGGTGTGACAAATTGCAATTTTAACCGTTGATGTTAATAAACAAAACCTACACATTACATTATATACTTTTTGTCAATTACCTAATCTTAAATGATCTTAGAAAAATGGTTTGAAAGGGAAAGGTCGGCTATGAAGCGCGGACTCCGACACGAACACTAGGACACGAAACAACACGGAGACTCTAACACCGAACAAACACTAGGACATGAAACAACACGGACACTCTGACACCGATAATGTCAAAAACATAAGGACACCGACACTGCTACATATATGATATTATTTGACATTCATTTATCCATCTATTTTAAAAGagttaaaaatattctaatcaaaATTAATGTAGTTAATTCTTTGTTGATAACATTGCTTCATTTAACCGTTTTAGATGCGTGTGAGATTTGTCCAAAAATGTTTTAGGTGTgttgaagcaaagaaaaaaacaaatttttatgaAACACTTACTTTAATTGTCCAAGTGTGTCATACGGGTGTTGGAAACAGATCCAACGAGTGtctaaggaaaaaagaaaagcatTTTGGGGACAATTGTCCGACTTTTCCGACACATGTCGTGCGAGTGTCATACAAGTCTCAGACACCGATGCGTGTTGGACACCGCGACACGCCTACTTTTAGAGGTGTTTGTGCTTCATAGAAGGTCAGACATATTATATCTTTAAGTCAAGGAAAACAATGAAAACAACATTCAACTAGAAACATAAAAAAGCAGAATATTTCCAAATACAAGAAGTGGAAACGAAGAGTACTATATTACAAGAAACATCTAAAATGACACAATATGTTGCAAGAAGAATGTGAGTATGATGAGATTACCTGTTTAAGAATAGGAGTTGCACATTTTTCCTGTAACCGGAAAGCATCTGAATTTGTGAGGCATGGCACTGGCTTGAGCTCTGCATACTGCAAAAAAGAAGGACCaatgaaaagaaaagataagcaaagaagacaaagagtGCATCAGCCAAAACCAATGCATAAAACCATGACGCAACGGCACAAATGGAAGGGCAATAATAACATGATTACATTGCACAAACAGTGTTCTCTATGTAGCTCCTACACTTCAGATTGGTGTGTTTGAGTGTAGGACAAGTGTCGATGTCCTACCGTCTGAAACAtgtgtttgcattcattcacttCAATTTCCTCAAATTGTTACAAGTGTCAGTGTCAGTGCAGTGTCTAATGTCCGTTTTAGTGTCTGTGTTAGTATTTCATAGGTAGCTATCATGAACTCCACCCTATAATTTGATTCGTGTAACAAAAAATTATTCACCTTGAGCGCCATGCCAATAATAGCAAGGGGGAACCCATATGTTAACATTATAGCTGACCATTCGGATCCAGGGAGAATATTAAAGTATGCTCCAAAACCATAGCTGCAtatttgaaacaaaataaaaacaaaaaacataagaagatgaaaaaccaaagctgcatatttgaaaaaaataaataataaaaacataagaAGATGAAAAACCATAGTAGTGTGTCAATGAAGAAGGTGCAAACGAAAAAACAAAACTCACGACAAGAGTGAGACTCCAAGACTTAGTCCAATCGTACCAAATGAAATCTGCAACAATTGAACAATACCCTCAGAATCATAAGCATGCAAACTTCACTCAATAATAAAATACACACAAGATCATTATGTTAACATCTTACTCTCATGAAAATCATATTTATGTATCTACCAGCATCCAATTGTAGTAGTAGCTAAATTTGGCTAATATGAAGTGCCACTCACATAAGTTGAATAAATTGTTTCTAATTGGTTTCTAATAACCTGATGATTTATTATACTTGGGGAGAGCTTGTGAAAACAACTTAACTAAATAACTATTCAATATGAGTGTGTTTGGAAGAGTTTATTTGAACTTGTCTAATGAAATGAATATTGAAGTTGCATTTGCGTCTCACATAGCAAAAGTTACTGAACTATGCAATGTATATATGTGCTTTGGGACCTTCATTTGTTAGGCTAGCTTTTGAGGAAATAAGTGCTTATTGTGATTAATAAGCTATTTCTACAACCTaagagaaaatgagagaaatTTCTGCATAACCTCTACAACTCATAGAATCTATTTCAAGAGCTTATTACAAAAATGACTCTCAAAACAACTTCGAACATATCATAAGATATTTCATGAACTTTATGTAAAAAAAAGTACTATAAGCCAAAATATGTTCATCCAAACATGCCCTCACATATAATTGATCACAAATTTTAGCTATTTTCTCTAAAATACTCTATGTCCTAATATAAGTTCCTTtatacaacaacaaccaagccttatccaCTAAGTGGAGtcagctacatggatcaacttccaccataatgttctatccagaATCATActtctatccaaatcgttaatctcgtgatctttcttaataacttctcttataattTTTCCATGTCTTCCTGTACCTCTAGTTATAGTTCTAGCACTCCTTTTTATCTGATCTCCTCTCCTTCCTACAAAATCTTTTCTACAATCTTTTCGACATATAAGGTTCTCTGTAAGAGAAAAACATCCTTGAATAAAAAACTTATTCTAAATATCTTAAAATTCACTAGTCATCAAAAACATGCATATACAAAAGGTTATTTtagatataaaaaaaaactacctatttttcaaaatgatgtgaaaATTGCAAAAGTATattaagattttcaaaaattctcAGATAGAATCTCACAAATAGTAACTACTTAAGTAgaataaactcaaataagtcaatttAAACTTAATCGTAGAAGCAATATATATACCTTAGTAATGGAGATTTCGTCATCGGGAACAAGTGTGATGCTATTGTTGTTGGGAACATCAGAAGATTGGGAAGTTGTGGTGGTTGAAGAATCAGCAGCTCTTGTTAGAGTAAAACTAAACCGATTGGATTCGAAGAAAAGCTTCGTACGAAAACATGAAATAGATTGAGGGTTAACAGAAACGAGTCGAGAGCGAGTTGAATTGGTGAGTTGGGGACGAGTTGAGTGTGGAAGAAGGGGAAGACATTGAAACCGGTGACCGGAGCAGACGGTGGCTCCACCTGGCATCgcaaatttcgcttttatttgttttggtgTTTCCGACTGAACAAAGGGAGTTGCAAAAGCATACAAGAGTTGTGTGAACTGTGAAGTTGCGGTCGTTGCTTCTCAACCGCCAAATTTTTGGTTACGTGTCTTCATTCTTTATCTTTCAGATTATCTATCTatctatttttctttaatttaaagcaataaatatatttaaattaattattttatattgtctTCATAGTGTTTTAAAAACCACACCGACAAACCGGGGACCGGCCGGATAATCAACCTGGTTCAACAGTTAAATTGAAAATGTCATTAAATCGATGTGAATCGGCTAAAATTTGTGTAAACTGGAAAAATCGGCAGTTTAAgtggatttttattttaaaaaattaaaatgacgcgttttgattattttaatgaaaataaaaaattatagatatgtttgactttgttatcgatgattttgatattgaaagagatcccaacattgaaatttatttttttttaaattaaatttagtaaacaatcaaattattttgttataaattattcaattagattatgttgctattaaactttgtttgcaattatacattgtaattttgtactattttattatgtgtgatatatatgtttaaaatttgaatttaaattataaacttgttgatttatttataatatgatattttcaaaaaaaattaagtggtagttatattttgtagagactgaatcaccCGGTTCAACAGGTTTTagacctatataattttgttataacgatccATTTATTCCACCAAGTTATTCGGTTTAACCTGGTTTAGTCATACGGTTCGATCAATGACTCattggttcgaccaataaactagTGACCCAAACCCTTACCGGTTTAATGTtcggtctgatttttaaaacactcattttttttatcacctcCATATCTTATTATATatgaaatcaaaaatcaaaataaaaattaattcataataattaaaaaataaaaagtataatTAGATgacaataaaactaaaaaaaatgaaaaattgaagaCTTCATTAAATCAAAGTCATTTTGGTTAATGTTTGTAGTAAGACTATCAACACAATGACTTAGCTTCTCGGTAAATATATTCGGTCTCGTACTCTAAATATGTCTTATCTATGAGAGATTACGCTTCAAGTAAAATGGaaagattaaaaaaattgagagatGATCAAATTAaccccaacaacataatcaatcCGACAAgtaaggaaaagaaaataagaagaaaaaaaaactcaaactatttgtcattttcaaatcATGAACTAACTTCAAAGCTCAGCTTAAACAAAAGTTAATCATCAAGGTTactaaattttttttagattttgtttgGAAGTTCAGAGGAAAGAGGAATGaaagattttgaaaaataattttctaaataaattatataaaaaaatctttaaaatattttaaatatatatatataaaatattaaaagagtAATTATCATTAATTAATGAAAGTGTCAAATTTATAGagactaattttaaaaaaaaaaaacgtctTTAAATTTGAGAGGCCAATCTcacaatttgataaaaaaaataattgaaaattgcATCAACCAAAATTATATTTAACGCAAAGAGGCAAATTAAAACACCATTAATCCATCATTAGATTTAGTAAGATCAGGGTTAGCGCTTCCAAAACTCAACGAACAAC is part of the Vicia villosa cultivar HV-30 ecotype Madison, WI linkage group LG2, Vvil1.0, whole genome shotgun sequence genome and encodes:
- the LOC131652919 gene encoding uncharacterized protein LOC131652919; translated protein: MPGGATVCSGHRFQCLPLLPHSTRPQLTNSTRSRLVSVNPQSISCFRTKLFFESNRFSFTLTRAADSSTTTTSQSSDVPNNNSITLVPDDEISITKISFGTIGLSLGVSLLSYGFGAYFNILPGSEWSAIMLTYGFPLAIIGMALKYAELKPVPCLTNSDAFRLQEKCATPILKQVKSDVTRFRYGDEQHLEEALKRIFQYGQGGGIPRRSAPVLQLIREEVTQDGKYSLVLVFEAKTLTLSDFEKRQAKFTSFFGPGITAEVGNGENNLYEVRLISNTDPNATSS
- the LOC131647386 gene encoding uncharacterized protein LOC131647386 isoform X2 encodes the protein MASTLEIHQSSVYNSMKQDDSDFNLTEWGMRGRMISRENTKSRRYSASIIRSIREDTDSFRSNITISSTASSPGYTLKDEIDPSTYSFTTALKALQARSVYKSWECLSPEGFALNSKWNEAEKYICNPLSGQVPMECLSAKTLSGRLFQNSTTNRITMSAPLVYSSRHIQTRTMASTFSFAKEDVALQFHSPEKKKEGMTRDAYTQSSTFPCFSSSNLSTILTPSTIEISTKLSQDSLNSDENEIKLEEEVEVKDKEIWETREEKERGMHEYKKKDDQLCRQGGCFSWIKKNKRREKERQRRNNGIISN
- the LOC131647386 gene encoding uncharacterized protein LOC131647386 isoform X1, with product MASTLEIHQSSVYNSMKQDDSDFNLTEWGMRGRMISRENTKSRRYSASIIRSIREDTDSFRSNITISSTASSPGYTLKDEIDPSTYSFTTALKALQARSVYKSWECLSPEGFALNSKWNEAEKYICNPLSGQVPMECLSAKTLSGRLFQNSTTNRITMSAPLVYSSRHIQTRTMASTFSFAKEDVALQFHSPGREFEFNSENIKEKKKEGMTRDAYTQSSTFPCFSSSNLSTILTPSTIEISTKLSQDSLNSDENEIKLEEEVEVKDKEIWETREEKERGMHEYKKKDDQLCRQGGCFSWIKKNKRREKERQRRNNGIISN